The Helianthus annuus cultivar XRQ/B chromosome 16, HanXRQr2.0-SUNRISE, whole genome shotgun sequence genome includes a window with the following:
- the LOC110918608 gene encoding probable E3 ubiquitin-protein ligase RHG1A, producing the protein MQGQNNAIGSLPESLTLEHGSGSSDSAVASFIRNSPVDAHQETRNLSMWNTGESSSTSVPNAWSSFIKAQHERSANRLSLGDLNLNPTHTHANNGHHGHNVTVNSSTRVGKTPLTHASGSSSGPVEMEAQQLSRKRKAAELSIGQSSSSGIESSNIYQRPGGTDSVWQSVSENPTPTNIISFDPIIPRLGSNIGGVSSDYRSIENVRRNVRIRTNNSHQQDQLSFSSPHPSLGLNLVAAGDSSSSQAGQPMLRVPPLTRNVHASSRNSTSSRANRPIASNIIDGSRDTSRTTPANISDHPLFVQLNDIRNTAQTAVNLDLNSVGGHETNNRASSLYSSRRRTELLRRSLLSSIDSRASSSGGQNRNLFSRIPPPVNASASASASQETGIPTVNPITGHHHHRARTLNRQVDGAFGFPYLSSTTVSGGSERRGRLVSEMRNVLDRIRRGEGLRFEDVMLLDQSVFYGMVDIHDRHRDMRLDIDNMSYEELLALEERIGNVNTGLTEENIYKHLKQKTYASVAGETDAEPCCICQEEYKNGDDLGALGCGHEFHTGCIKQWLLQKNACPVCKSAASK; encoded by the exons ATGCAAGGGCAAAACAATGCTATCGGTTCTTTGCCGGAAAGCTTAACTTTAGAACATGGTTCAGGTTCAAGTGATTCCGCCGTTGCAAGTTTTATTCGAAATTCGCCAGTTGATGCACATCAAGAAACCCGAAACCTAAGCATGTGGAATACGGGTGAATCGAGTTCAACCTCTGTGCCAAACGCGTGGTCGTCTTTTATAAAAGCTCAACACGAACGGTCCGCAAATAGGCTTTCATTGGGTGATCTTAACTTGAACCCAACCCATACTCATGCTAACAACGGTCATCATGGTCATAACGTTACTGTAAATTCGTCAACTCGTGTTGGCAAGACGCCGTTAACGCATGCTAGTGGCAGTTCATCAGGCCCGGTTGAAATGGAGGCCCAACAATTATCCCGTAAAAGAAAAGCAGCTGAATTAAGTATTGGTCAGTCGTCGTCTTCCGGGATCGAAAGTTCAAACATTTATCAAAGGCCCGGCGGAACTGATAGCGTGTGGCAATCGGTTTCAGAAAACCCTACACCAACTAATATAATATCTTTTGATCCAATTATCCCGAGACTTGGTTCAAATATCGGAGGAGTTTCTTCTGATTATCGTTCTATAGAAAACGTCCGTAGAAATGTTCGCATAAGGACTAATAACTCCCACCAACAAGATCAATTAAGTTTTTCGTCTCCACATCCTTCTTTGGGGCTTAACCTTGTAGCAGCAGGTGATAGCTCATCAAGTCAAGCGGGTCAACCTATGCTGCGCGTCCCACCGTTGACGAGAAATGTGCATGCATCTTCTAGAAATAGCACTAGCTCAAGAGCCAATCGGCCCATTGCATCAAATATTATCGATGGTTCAAGAGATACCTCGAGAACAACACCCGCGAATATATCAGATCACCCTTTATTTGTCCAGTTAAATGATATACGGAACACCGCTCAAACAGCGGTTAATTTGGATTTGAATTCTGTAGGTGGGCATGAAACAAACAATCGTGCTTCTTCACTTTATTCGTCTAGAAGACGCACTGAACTTCTTCGGCGGTCTTTGTTGTCCTCCATTGATTCACGGGCTAGTAGTAGTGGAGGGCAAAACCGTAATCTTTTCTCTAGAATTCCACCACCTGTGAATGCTTCAGCTTCCGCTTCGGCTTCACAAGAAACCGGAATCCCGACTGTAAATCCTATCAcgggtcatcatcatcatcgggcAAGAACCTTAAATAGACAGGTTGATGGTGCTTTTGGTTTCCCGTATCTATCATCAACAACGGTTTCTGGTGGAAGTGAAAGAAGAGGCAGACTTGTATCAGAG ATGCGCAACGTTTTGGATCGTATACGCAGGGGAGAGGGTCTGCGATTCGAGGATGTTATGCTTTTAGATCAATCTGTCTTTTATGGCATGGTTGATATTCATGATCGGCACAGGGATATGCGGCTCGATATCGATAACATGTCTTACGAG GAGCTGTTGGCGTTGGAAGAGCGGATTGGAAACGTGAACACTGGATTGACCGAAGAAAACATTTATAAACATCTGAAACAGAAAACATACGCGAGTGTAGCGGGTGAGACAGATGCCGAACCTTGCTGCATATGTCAG GAAGAATACAAGAATGGAGATGATTTGGGAGCATTGGGTTGCGGGCATGAGTTCCACACGGGTTGCATCAAACAATGGCTGCTTCAGAAGAACGCGTGTCCGGTCTGCAAGTCTGCGGCTTCAAAATGA